A single window of uncultured Pseudodesulfovibrio sp. DNA harbors:
- a CDS encoding UvrD-helicase domain-containing protein: MSLLKQVKASAGSGKTYQLTRRFLTLLDASSDTAQPFVCTGKKAHGFTWPEIMAVTFTNKAAAEMKERVVKGLKSSALNLGEDKHACSPGTARATLNAILRRYHRLNIRTIDSLLALLLRLFALEFGIRPDFEIVFDEQELFDAIYDHFVDICQIDGPEYELLSDAMTTLIRTEGRSGFWVQDAVRSRIKELTDHLRSIPEPLLTDQATIKDLLTTEFAAFKQSLNDMTVYLNDTGLPANKNFLKFLAKCDALELFDPPQDSKLIHKETFTDCVLTKGKPMVDEQAEAHYAYLQKKWTKYRANHAMLSGAYFLAPAIEIAERLTNGLNELQKQRGMILGSSLAGHVNRLLSGEAGVSEAYCRLGCRLHHLLVDEFQDTSRDQWQAITPLTQECLAKGGSLYFVGDVKQAIYGWRGGDSTLFDEVMTQPDIAPIASETSADTLPDNWRSFRNVVEFNNLFFRNLETMDQTGELANTLFQDADESFKAQFSMDLTRSFTDCAQSLPSKTAETQGYVRMTQLAGSKNSEVEENTLEALDALMDDLTARRNFKDIGILVRSHGHAALVCDLLVKKNIPVITENSLQLDRHPVVRQLAGLLGFLDYPRDDLAFLTFIGGSELFQAEAELDSEKLLNWLIIPKKKPLGVQFREDYPELWRRFIEPFYNQSGLMTPYDLTREAIRVFRILERHPESELYVRRFLEVVHLAEENGYGSLTAFLEYWNDKSGEEKVPLPENIDAVHIMTIHKSKGLEFPVVIVPFHHWSVKPDQDFSIQSFEKHQLLVPMKKGLGQPYHESLGRAVREQLNLLYVAWTRSREELYGFFAEKPATSPALAAMNLFLDLDDDGVFEYGVTPTETHPSEPKEPILPCELPRSDTESRLMEWLPRLRVYRHNLDDYFFNERMRGEVAHRVMEHLTVTDDDRADTERAMRLATEDFPEIGALPETEQANLTEELRAMTLWALSDKRFKHWLKHGLREPEIMDANNQFKRIDLLYLGDETVIVDFKTGQPTPKNHEQVREYMDILSSMPDIPEPQGFLVYLDLKKIVEVEVEA, encoded by the coding sequence ATGTCACTCCTCAAACAGGTCAAAGCATCTGCCGGATCCGGCAAAACGTATCAACTCACCCGTCGATTCCTGACATTACTTGATGCCTCAAGCGACACCGCCCAACCTTTTGTCTGCACTGGCAAAAAAGCACACGGCTTCACGTGGCCCGAAATCATGGCCGTGACCTTCACCAACAAGGCCGCTGCCGAAATGAAAGAACGAGTGGTCAAAGGTCTGAAATCGAGTGCACTCAACCTCGGAGAAGACAAACACGCCTGTTCACCGGGAACAGCACGCGCGACACTGAATGCAATTCTGCGTCGTTATCATCGTCTAAACATCCGTACCATCGACTCATTGCTCGCTCTGCTTCTCAGACTCTTCGCCCTTGAATTCGGGATCCGACCTGATTTCGAAATAGTCTTTGATGAACAGGAACTCTTTGACGCTATTTATGATCATTTCGTCGACATATGCCAAATAGACGGCCCGGAATATGAACTGCTCTCCGATGCGATGACCACACTTATCCGCACCGAAGGCCGCAGTGGATTCTGGGTACAGGATGCTGTCAGGAGTCGCATCAAAGAACTGACCGACCATCTCCGGTCAATTCCCGAACCTCTGCTCACCGATCAGGCGACCATAAAAGACCTTCTTACTACCGAATTCGCAGCCTTCAAGCAGTCGCTCAACGACATGACCGTGTATTTGAACGACACTGGCCTGCCCGCCAACAAGAATTTTCTCAAGTTTCTCGCCAAATGCGATGCTCTTGAGCTTTTCGACCCACCGCAGGATTCCAAACTGATCCACAAAGAAACTTTTACGGATTGCGTTCTGACCAAAGGCAAACCCATGGTCGATGAACAGGCCGAAGCGCATTATGCCTATTTGCAAAAAAAATGGACCAAGTACCGCGCCAATCACGCCATGTTGTCAGGCGCATACTTTTTGGCCCCTGCCATTGAAATTGCCGAGAGGCTGACCAATGGTCTCAACGAATTGCAAAAACAGCGCGGTATGATTCTCGGCTCCAGTCTGGCCGGTCACGTCAACCGCCTACTCTCTGGCGAAGCGGGCGTATCCGAGGCATATTGCCGTCTTGGCTGCCGACTGCACCACTTACTCGTAGACGAATTTCAAGACACAAGCCGTGACCAGTGGCAAGCGATCACTCCGCTGACTCAGGAATGTCTGGCCAAGGGCGGAAGCCTCTATTTTGTCGGTGATGTCAAACAGGCTATTTATGGCTGGCGAGGCGGAGACTCAACTCTATTCGACGAGGTCATGACCCAACCCGACATCGCTCCCATCGCCAGCGAAACCTCGGCAGACACCCTGCCCGACAACTGGCGCAGCTTCAGAAACGTCGTGGAATTCAACAATCTGTTCTTCCGCAATCTGGAAACCATGGACCAAACCGGCGAGTTGGCGAACACACTGTTTCAGGACGCAGACGAATCATTCAAGGCACAATTTTCCATGGACCTGACCCGCAGCTTTACGGATTGTGCCCAATCCCTGCCCTCTAAAACAGCAGAGACACAGGGCTACGTTCGCATGACACAACTTGCGGGTAGTAAGAACAGTGAAGTCGAAGAAAACACCCTTGAAGCACTTGATGCGCTCATGGACGACCTGACTGCCCGTCGTAATTTCAAGGATATCGGTATACTGGTCCGTTCGCACGGACACGCCGCGCTTGTCTGTGACCTGTTAGTAAAAAAGAATATCCCGGTAATTACGGAGAATTCCCTGCAACTTGACCGACACCCTGTGGTTCGGCAGTTAGCCGGATTGCTCGGCTTTCTCGATTATCCACGTGACGACCTCGCCTTCCTGACCTTCATAGGAGGCAGCGAACTTTTTCAGGCAGAAGCCGAACTGGACAGTGAGAAACTCCTCAACTGGCTCATCATCCCCAAGAAGAAACCACTCGGCGTTCAATTCCGTGAGGACTACCCCGAACTCTGGCGACGATTCATCGAACCGTTCTACAACCAGTCCGGGCTGATGACACCCTACGACCTGACCCGCGAGGCTATTCGTGTCTTCCGTATATTGGAACGACACCCTGAATCCGAACTCTATGTCCGCCGCTTCCTTGAGGTTGTACATTTAGCCGAAGAAAATGGCTATGGATCACTGACCGCGTTTCTTGAATACTGGAATGACAAATCCGGCGAAGAAAAAGTCCCGCTTCCCGAAAACATCGACGCCGTACACATCATGACCATCCACAAGTCAAAGGGCTTGGAATTCCCGGTTGTCATTGTTCCATTTCATCATTGGTCGGTTAAACCAGATCAGGATTTTTCCATTCAATCGTTCGAAAAACATCAGTTGCTTGTGCCCATGAAAAAAGGACTTGGTCAGCCATATCATGAGAGCCTTGGCCGTGCTGTCCGGGAACAGCTCAATCTGTTGTACGTAGCTTGGACCAGATCCCGTGAGGAACTCTATGGATTCTTTGCGGAAAAGCCTGCAACATCACCGGCATTGGCGGCCATGAATCTCTTTCTTGATCTCGATGACGACGGAGTTTTCGAATACGGTGTTACTCCGACGGAGACACATCCTTCTGAACCGAAAGAACCAATTTTACCCTGCGAACTTCCTCGATCGGACACGGAAAGCCGACTCATGGAATGGCTTCCCAGACTGCGCGTCTACCGCCACAATCTGGACGATTATTTCTTCAATGAACGAATGCGTGGCGAAGTCGCCCACCGAGTTATGGAGCATTTGACTGTGACCGACGACGATAGGGCGGACACGGAACGAGCCATGCGTCTGGCAACCGAAGATTTCCCGGAAATCGGCGCACTCCCGGAAACAGAACAAGCGAACCTGACCGAGGAACTCCGAGCAATGACACTCTGGGCCTTATCAGATAAACGTTTCAAACACTGGCTCAAACACGGTCTGCGTGAACCGGAAATCATGGATGCCAACAACCAATTCAAACGAATCGACCTGCTCTACCTCGGTGATGAAACGGTGATTGTGGATTTCAAGACAGGTCAGCCCACACCGAAAAACCATGAACAGGTCCGAGAATATATGGACATTCTTTCATCAATGCCTGACATCCCTGAACCTCAAGGATTTCTCGTCTATCTTGATCTCAAGAAAATCGTTGAAGTCGAGGTGGAGGCATAA
- a CDS encoding EamA family transporter, with translation MTGFLYVLAAAFMWGLIGVFTQYILAEGISALEIAFWRAALAWIMFLIHASVAKQVKVHRTDLPALFGFGFICVTLFYGSYQLAIRDVGIGLAAVLLYTAPAWVALLSWLVLKEAMTKTKMTCVVMTILGVSCISLGPQLLSGASFKLNLFGLIAGLISGFTYALYYIFGKKFLYRYPTPTIFVYALPFGALLLLPFVTFADKSPQAWMLLAGLALVTSYGAFSVYYEGLKRLDATHASVIATFEPVVAAIFAYSLFGEKFSIFGYLGSSLILIAVFLVVLSGSRTSRAAGDEV, from the coding sequence ATGACCGGATTTCTCTATGTTCTGGCCGCCGCCTTCATGTGGGGGCTTATTGGAGTTTTTACTCAATACATTCTCGCCGAAGGCATCAGCGCGTTGGAAATAGCATTCTGGCGCGCCGCCCTTGCCTGGATCATGTTCCTTATACACGCCAGCGTCGCAAAACAGGTCAAAGTCCATCGGACAGATCTGCCTGCCCTGTTCGGCTTCGGCTTCATCTGTGTAACCCTGTTTTACGGTTCATACCAACTCGCCATCCGTGATGTCGGCATCGGCCTCGCTGCAGTACTGCTCTACACAGCCCCTGCCTGGGTCGCTCTTCTCTCATGGCTCGTACTCAAAGAGGCCATGACCAAAACAAAGATGACGTGTGTAGTCATGACCATACTCGGCGTTTCATGCATCAGTCTCGGCCCTCAACTACTCAGTGGAGCCTCTTTCAAGCTCAACCTGTTCGGCCTGATAGCAGGACTGATTTCCGGCTTTACCTATGCGTTATATTATATCTTCGGAAAAAAATTCCTGTATAGATACCCCACGCCGACCATATTCGTTTACGCCCTGCCCTTCGGGGCCTTACTCCTCCTGCCTTTCGTCACCTTTGCAGACAAAAGCCCTCAGGCATGGATGCTTCTGGCAGGCCTTGCGTTAGTCACATCCTACGGAGCATTCTCTGTCTACTATGAAGGACTAAAACGACTGGACGCCACCCACGCGTCAGTCATCGCCACCTTTGAACCCGTAGTTGCCGCCATCTTTGCCTATTCTCTATTCGGCGAAAAATTCTCCATCTTCGGCTATCTTGGCAGTTCCCTGATTCTGATCGCTGTTTTTCTGGTTGTTCTTTCAGGTTCCCGAACCAGCCGTGCAGCCGGAGACGAGGTATAA
- a CDS encoding ornithine cyclodeaminase family protein, with protein MAYEVLWISAKEIDQLGITMLEVMNAVETGFAAIGRGEGEMPAKIGIHSREDCFIHAMPCYLGGDIDRAGVKCVSGYPPNPAKGHPYITGIMLLNDPDTGIPVAVMDAAWVTAWRTGAASGVYARHFGNPDTTSVTIVGTGVQGRVNLLAMKEAFPKLNEIRCFDIFDSSIAKFITDMQPQLPEATFVTCTELETAVKDADVLITCTPIVETPERSIPQSWIKKDCLVISVDYDSAIHEDIFKDANFTCDNRNQYVWTQEQGTYFQNGYPLPADINADMGEICAGTKQSVREGKRGAVLMGIASHDIMTASLIFDRATSAGLGTKVEL; from the coding sequence ATGGCATACGAAGTGCTCTGGATATCGGCCAAGGAAATCGACCAACTCGGCATCACCATGTTGGAAGTCATGAACGCGGTTGAAACGGGTTTCGCGGCCATTGGACGCGGAGAAGGTGAAATGCCCGCAAAAATCGGTATTCACTCCCGTGAAGATTGCTTCATCCACGCTATGCCTTGCTACCTTGGTGGCGACATCGACCGCGCCGGAGTCAAATGTGTATCCGGCTATCCGCCTAACCCTGCCAAAGGCCACCCGTATATCACCGGCATAATGCTTCTGAACGATCCCGATACAGGTATTCCCGTGGCGGTCATGGATGCAGCATGGGTAACGGCATGGCGTACAGGCGCCGCTTCCGGTGTCTATGCTCGACACTTTGGCAATCCCGACACAACATCTGTGACTATCGTTGGAACAGGCGTTCAAGGGCGCGTGAACCTACTGGCCATGAAGGAAGCATTCCCCAAACTCAATGAAATACGCTGTTTTGATATCTTTGATTCATCCATAGCAAAATTCATCACTGACATGCAGCCTCAACTGCCCGAGGCAACATTCGTCACTTGCACAGAGCTCGAAACTGCGGTGAAAGACGCTGATGTACTTATCACCTGCACGCCGATAGTTGAAACCCCAGAACGATCCATACCTCAATCATGGATCAAGAAAGATTGTCTCGTCATTTCAGTAGATTACGACTCCGCTATCCATGAAGACATTTTCAAAGATGCCAATTTCACCTGTGACAATCGGAACCAGTATGTTTGGACGCAGGAGCAAGGCACCTATTTCCAAAACGGCTACCCGCTTCCGGCTGATATCAATGCCGACATGGGCGAGATCTGCGCCGGGACTAAACAAAGTGTGCGTGAAGGAAAACGCGGGGCCGTGCTCATGGGCATTGCCAGCCATGATATCATGACCGCATCCCTCATTTTTGACAGGGCTACATCCGCCGGACTTGGCACCAAGGTTGAGTTATAG
- a CDS encoding RluA family pseudouridine synthase, with protein MDIQKEYIIGDESDGLRLDKVLESVVAGEGLRFRRRLCDDGRVLVDGKKRKPGYKVRVGQHVEIFGGSDTMSGKELGVYVVDQNEAFAAVFKPGGVHSAAIAGRDAPCVESVLPELCSGDDTILLNRLDYLTSGLLLVALNKEAVNEYHELEDNGYIRKYYCAEVHGRLDGVVSVRSALDTDDRKTTRALAEDSDDPHRWTDVTVISHDYEKNTTMVRCLIMKGARHQIRAHLASVGHPIVGDPLYGNGDDADLLHLHHERLELPGFSVISSCPWGDAGL; from the coding sequence ATGGATATCCAGAAAGAATATATTATCGGCGATGAATCGGACGGATTGCGGCTGGACAAGGTCCTTGAGTCTGTAGTGGCAGGTGAAGGGCTTCGCTTTCGGCGGCGGTTGTGCGACGATGGACGCGTACTGGTTGACGGGAAAAAACGGAAACCCGGATACAAAGTGCGTGTGGGACAGCATGTAGAAATTTTTGGAGGGAGTGACACCATGTCTGGAAAGGAACTGGGAGTCTACGTGGTTGATCAAAATGAGGCGTTTGCCGCTGTCTTCAAACCCGGGGGTGTCCATTCCGCAGCTATTGCGGGACGTGATGCCCCCTGTGTAGAAAGTGTGTTGCCGGAATTGTGTTCTGGTGATGATACCATTTTGTTGAACAGGCTTGATTATTTAACATCGGGGCTTTTATTGGTTGCTTTGAACAAAGAAGCTGTCAATGAGTATCATGAACTGGAAGATAACGGATATATTAGGAAATATTATTGCGCCGAGGTCCACGGACGGCTTGATGGAGTCGTTTCCGTGCGGAGTGCATTGGATACGGATGACCGAAAAACAACTCGTGCATTAGCTGAAGATTCTGATGATCCTCATCGTTGGACTGACGTCACTGTTATTTCTCATGATTATGAAAAAAATACGACAATGGTACGTTGTCTAATCATGAAAGGTGCGCGACATCAGATTCGGGCACATCTGGCGAGTGTCGGACATCCGATTGTCGGTGATCCTTTGTATGGGAACGGCGACGATGCAGACCTGTTGCACCTTCATCACGAACGGCTTGAGCTGCCCGGATTTTCTGTGATTTCTTCATGCCCATGGGGCGACGCCGGTTTGTAG
- a CDS encoding 30S ribosomal protein S1: MSEEFKERNGVEEGEESFAELFEQYSEGGGDNLNIGDKVSGKVIQVGESTIFVDTGTKLDGVVEKAEMLDEEGNCTVSDGDTVELYVVGKDSGGIKLSRAISGIGGLAMLEEAKSSNLPVEGKVESTCKGGFNVTLMQRRAFCPVSQIDSRFVEDPEEYVGKTLEFLVTKLEQNGRNIVVSRRSLLERDAAEAAETFVSETNVGDEVEGTITRLAAFGAFVEIMPGLEGLVHISQISYGRIGHPEEAVTVGQKVKAKIIRIEHDDKGRLKISLSMKELAQDPWDTLSATFAEGDKVTGKIVRLADFGAFVEIAPGVDGLVHVSEMTYTKRINKPADFVSEGQVVSVKIKSIDPDKRRIGLSMKDAEGDPWLDVAEKYQPGQKVEGTVEKQEQFGIFIQLEPGITGLLPKSIIARSEKPAAFEKLHAGDSVEIVIGEVKANDRRISLTTGDVQDDGDWKQFAPKKQKSSEASGGMGLLGDKLQAAFNKKK, translated from the coding sequence GTGTCCGAAGAATTCAAAGAGCGTAACGGCGTGGAAGAAGGCGAAGAAAGTTTCGCCGAACTGTTTGAGCAGTACAGCGAAGGCGGCGGCGACAACCTGAACATTGGAGACAAGGTTTCAGGAAAAGTCATCCAGGTCGGTGAAAGCACGATTTTCGTGGACACCGGCACCAAACTGGACGGTGTCGTCGAAAAAGCTGAAATGCTAGACGAAGAAGGCAACTGCACCGTATCCGACGGCGACACCGTAGAACTCTACGTCGTCGGCAAGGACTCCGGAGGCATCAAGCTCTCCCGCGCCATCTCCGGCATCGGCGGCCTAGCCATGCTTGAGGAAGCCAAGAGCAGCAACCTGCCTGTAGAAGGTAAAGTCGAATCCACCTGCAAAGGCGGCTTCAATGTCACTCTGATGCAACGCCGCGCATTCTGCCCGGTCAGCCAGATTGACAGTCGCTTCGTGGAAGACCCTGAGGAATATGTAGGGAAGACTTTGGAATTCCTCGTGACCAAGCTGGAACAAAATGGTCGTAACATCGTAGTCTCCCGCCGTTCATTGCTGGAACGTGATGCCGCTGAAGCTGCTGAAACGTTTGTTTCCGAAACAAACGTCGGCGATGAAGTGGAAGGTACCATTACCCGCTTGGCTGCTTTCGGCGCATTCGTCGAAATCATGCCCGGTCTGGAAGGTCTGGTCCACATTTCCCAAATTTCCTACGGTCGTATCGGCCACCCTGAAGAAGCTGTCACCGTAGGACAAAAGGTCAAAGCCAAAATCATCCGCATCGAACACGATGATAAGGGCCGCCTCAAGATTTCCTTGTCCATGAAAGAACTGGCCCAAGATCCTTGGGACACTCTTTCCGCCACTTTTGCGGAAGGCGACAAGGTCACTGGCAAGATTGTCCGTCTGGCTGACTTCGGCGCATTTGTTGAAATCGCACCAGGTGTAGACGGTTTGGTACATGTCTCTGAAATGACCTATACCAAACGCATCAACAAACCTGCCGATTTCGTATCCGAAGGCCAAGTGGTCTCAGTCAAGATCAAATCCATTGATCCCGACAAACGCCGCATAGGTCTGTCCATGAAAGACGCCGAAGGTGATCCGTGGCTTGACGTGGCTGAAAAATATCAGCCGGGCCAAAAGGTCGAAGGAACAGTGGAAAAACAGGAACAGTTCGGCATCTTCATTCAGCTCGAACCCGGCATCACCGGCCTACTGCCCAAATCCATAATCGCTCGCTCCGAAAAACCGGCAGCCTTTGAGAAACTGCACGCTGGAGATAGCGTTGAAATCGTCATCGGCGAAGTCAAGGCAAATGACCGCAGAATCTCTCTGACCACCGGTGACGTACAGGACGACGGCGACTGGAAACAGTTTGCTCCCAAGAAGCAAAAGTCCTCTGAAGCCTCTGGCGGCATGGGCCTGCTCGGCGATAAGTTGCAAGCAGCCTTCAACAAAAAGAAATAA
- the ftsY gene encoding signal recognition particle-docking protein FtsY, with protein MGFFSKLKKAWSSPEDAAQQALDEYKKEKGIEIEEQPTPELKAPAQITDDASAPIKETDAAPTPNEDWQAGLTLSLRQAEPKLSQWLNIIVEGVDEKGQDLWDRLAFLFKALGAPDAEANDFITKFDAWLDEMSYVIVAEFKSELQYRLALALDLEDEEDERDRLFLKLSEGISKTREQITKRIDNLLSTHSSLNDEFWEEFEEILIMADVGMEAANQLMDNLKARARKAGTDNPDDFKDILRDELEDIFKVPPRIEAVNPPEVLMMVGVNGVGKTTTIAKLAHRAQMQGRKVLIAAGDTFRAAAIEQLEVWAKRIGAGFFAKTEGSDPAAVAFEAMDKAISEGYDLLLLDTAGRLHTKTNLMEELTKIQRVVGKKHEGAPHRNVLVIDATTGQNALSQTKLFNEAVGVDEIVLTKLDGTAKGGVVVAVTLQNKLPITYVGLGEKMEDLRPFNGKDFAKALLT; from the coding sequence ATGGGATTTTTCAGCAAACTGAAAAAAGCTTGGTCCAGCCCGGAAGATGCGGCGCAGCAGGCTCTTGACGAATACAAAAAAGAAAAGGGCATAGAAATCGAGGAGCAGCCTACTCCCGAGCTGAAAGCCCCTGCTCAAATAACCGACGACGCTTCGGCTCCCATAAAAGAAACTGATGCCGCTCCCACGCCGAATGAAGACTGGCAGGCAGGCCTGACCCTTTCTTTACGACAGGCAGAGCCCAAGCTCTCTCAATGGCTGAACATCATTGTGGAAGGTGTAGACGAAAAAGGCCAGGATCTTTGGGATCGACTTGCTTTCCTCTTCAAAGCACTGGGAGCACCGGACGCTGAAGCTAACGATTTTATTACTAAATTTGACGCATGGCTCGACGAGATGAGTTATGTCATCGTTGCTGAATTCAAATCCGAATTACAATACAGACTGGCTCTTGCTTTAGACTTGGAAGACGAAGAAGACGAACGCGATCGTCTGTTCCTCAAACTTTCCGAAGGCATATCAAAAACCCGCGAGCAAATCACCAAACGCATTGACAATCTGCTCTCCACTCACTCTTCCTTGAACGACGAGTTCTGGGAAGAATTTGAAGAAATTCTCATTATGGCTGACGTGGGTATGGAAGCCGCCAACCAACTTATGGATAACCTCAAGGCCCGTGCTCGCAAGGCCGGAACCGACAACCCTGATGATTTCAAGGATATCCTGCGAGACGAGTTGGAAGATATTTTCAAGGTCCCTCCTCGTATCGAGGCTGTAAATCCGCCCGAAGTTCTCATGATGGTCGGCGTCAACGGAGTAGGCAAAACAACGACCATTGCCAAACTGGCCCACCGCGCTCAGATGCAGGGCCGCAAAGTGCTTATTGCCGCAGGTGACACTTTCCGGGCAGCCGCTATCGAACAACTTGAAGTCTGGGCCAAACGCATCGGCGCTGGATTCTTCGCGAAGACCGAAGGTTCAGACCCGGCAGCCGTGGCTTTCGAAGCCATGGACAAGGCCATCAGCGAAGGGTATGACCTGCTGCTGCTTGACACGGCTGGCAGGCTACACACAAAAACTAACCTGATGGAAGAATTAACTAAAATCCAACGAGTTGTCGGCAAGAAGCATGAAGGTGCTCCTCACCGCAACGTGCTGGTCATCGATGCCACCACTGGGCAAAATGCCCTGTCTCAGACCAAACTGTTCAATGAGGCTGTTGGCGTAGATGAAATAGTCCTGACCAAACTGGACGGCACAGCCAAAGGCGGTGTAGTGGTGGCAGTAACTTTACAAAACAAACTGCCGATAACCTACGTCGGTTTAGGTGAAAAGATGGAAGATCTTCGCCCGTTCAACGGCAAAGATTTTGCCAAGGCACTTCTTACATAA
- the asnS gene encoding asparagine--tRNA ligase, producing the protein MKRTKIKDALNATAPMDEITIKGWVRSKRDNKGFSFVALNDGSCLSTIQAIVDHTPEIEEALTRVGTGASVAISGELVESPGKGQKWEVRGKTLEVIGEADQETFPLQKKRHSDEFLRSIAHLRPRTNKYSAMFRMRSALAQAVHKYFAEKDFFYIHTPIITGSDCEGAGEMFRVTSLEAGSQLPPEEDFFGKPSQLTVSGQLSAEMFSLSLGDVYTFGPTFRAENSNTPRHVAEFWMIEPEIVFADLSDDMDLGEDMIKYLITHMLDNCAEDVELFAKWVDKGLMPTLENILKEPFKRLPYTEAIDILKKTKKEFEYPVEWGMDLQTEHERFLCEEKFKRPVYVYDYPKTIKPFYMRMNDDDKTVAAMDCLVPRIGELIGGSQREERLDVLEARMDEMGLDKEDYWWYLDSRKFGTAPHAGFGMGFERMLMLVTGVSNIRDVMPFPRTPKSLDF; encoded by the coding sequence ATGAAACGGACCAAGATAAAAGACGCATTGAACGCCACGGCTCCGATGGACGAAATTACCATCAAGGGCTGGGTTCGTTCTAAGCGAGATAACAAGGGTTTTTCTTTTGTGGCTCTCAATGATGGCTCCTGTCTGTCCACTATTCAGGCTATAGTGGATCATACCCCAGAGATCGAAGAGGCCTTGACCAGAGTGGGAACCGGTGCATCTGTCGCCATCTCCGGTGAGCTTGTTGAGTCTCCGGGCAAAGGGCAGAAATGGGAAGTACGCGGCAAGACGCTTGAAGTGATCGGCGAAGCTGATCAGGAAACATTTCCTTTGCAGAAAAAACGTCATTCCGATGAGTTTTTGCGTTCCATAGCCCATTTGAGGCCACGTACCAACAAGTACAGTGCTATGTTTCGGATGCGTTCCGCATTGGCTCAGGCTGTTCATAAGTATTTTGCAGAAAAAGACTTTTTCTACATTCATACACCGATCATCACTGGTTCTGATTGTGAAGGCGCGGGAGAGATGTTCCGTGTAACCAGCTTGGAAGCCGGGTCCCAATTGCCTCCTGAAGAGGACTTTTTTGGCAAGCCGTCTCAGTTGACCGTGTCTGGTCAGTTGTCCGCTGAGATGTTTTCTTTGTCTTTGGGAGATGTATATACTTTCGGTCCGACTTTTCGTGCCGAAAATTCCAATACGCCACGCCATGTGGCCGAGTTTTGGATGATTGAGCCGGAAATCGTCTTCGCCGATTTGTCCGACGACATGGATCTGGGTGAGGACATGATCAAGTATTTGATTACTCATATGCTCGATAATTGCGCCGAGGATGTGGAATTGTTTGCCAAGTGGGTGGACAAGGGCCTTATGCCGACGCTGGAAAATATTTTGAAAGAGCCTTTCAAACGGCTGCCCTACACCGAGGCCATCGATATTCTCAAGAAGACCAAGAAAGAGTTTGAATATCCGGTAGAGTGGGGCATGGATCTTCAAACAGAACACGAACGTTTTCTGTGTGAGGAGAAGTTCAAGAGACCTGTTTATGTTTATGATTACCCCAAGACCATCAAGCCATTTTATATGCGTATGAATGACGACGATAAGACCGTGGCCGCCATGGATTGCTTGGTGCCGCGTATCGGTGAGCTTATTGGCGGCAGTCAACGTGAAGAGCGTCTGGATGTCTTGGAAGCTCGTATGGACGAGATGGGGCTCGATAAGGAAGATTACTGGTGGTATCTTGATTCCCGCAAGTTCGGTACTGCTCCGCATGCTGGTTTCGGTATGGGTTTCGAGCGTATGCTCATGCTGGTAACAGGTGTTTCCAACATTCGTGACGTCATGCCGTTCCCGAGGACACCTAAGAGCCTCGATTTTTAA